From Struthio camelus isolate bStrCam1 chromosome 29, bStrCam1.hap1, whole genome shotgun sequence, a single genomic window includes:
- the LOC138062773 gene encoding olfactory receptor 14A16-like, translated as LHYGTLMGTRACVRMAAAAWATGFLHALLHTANTFSIPLCQGNVLDQFFCEVSQILKISCSHSYLREVGLIVVSVCLMFGCFVFIVLSYMQIFRAVLRLPSEQGRHKAFSMCLPHLAVVSLFVSTVMFAYLKPPSISSPALDLVVAVVYSVVPPLAPRMCSGNCT; from the exons ctgcactacgggaccctcatgggcaccagagcttgtgtcaggatggcagcagctgcctgggccactggttttctccatgctctcctgcacactgccaacacattttccatccctctctgccaaggcaatgtcctggaccagttcttctgtgaggtttCCCAGATCCTCAAgatctcctgctcacactcctacctccgggaagtggggcttattgtGGTTAGTGTCTGTTTAATGTTTGGatgctttgttttcattgtgctgtcctacatgcagatcttcagagctgtgctgaggctgccctctgagcagggaaggcacaaagccttctccatgtgcctccctcacctggccgtggtctccctctttgtcagcactgtcatgtttgcctacctgaagcccccctccatctcctccccagctctggatctggtggtggctgttgtgtactcggtggtgcctcca ctggccCCAAGAATGTGCTCAGGGAATTGCACTTAA